In Panacibacter ginsenosidivorans, the following proteins share a genomic window:
- a CDS encoding response regulator, translating to MNAPSKILIGEDDIDDQEILSDIIKDLNKPVELHFADTGMKLIHTLSEMAGANLPCLILLDYNMPELTGEEILKRINSNRHFANIPKVVWSTSGAVNYKERCINAGALDYLVKPTTIQSLKDMLIYILSICSL from the coding sequence GTGAATGCCCCTTCAAAAATATTAATCGGAGAAGATGACATAGATGACCAGGAAATACTCTCTGATATAATTAAAGATCTTAACAAACCCGTTGAGTTGCATTTTGCAGATACCGGAATGAAACTTATACATACGCTCAGTGAAATGGCTGGCGCTAATCTGCCATGTTTGATACTGCTTGATTATAATATGCCCGAATTAACGGGAGAAGAAATCTTAAAGAGGATTAATTCGAACAGGCATTTTGCAAATATACCTAAAGTTGTATGGAGCACTTCCGGTGCTGTTAATTATAAAGAACGTTGTATTAATGCCGGTGCTTTAGATTATCTCGTAAAACCTACTACTATCCAGTCTTTGAAAGATATGCTGATATATATACTTTCCATTTGTAGTTTATGA
- a CDS encoding hybrid sensor histidine kinase/response regulator, with protein sequence MQSDNLIRVLIVDDDEDDFLILKETLQDIPTNSFEIDWSRDYNESLQKIKSGIYDIYLVDYRLGQHTGLTLLKEAISAGCEEPIIMLTGRGNKEIDVQAMQLGATDYLIKAELNSEKLERCIRYSFERTNNTKSLKESEKKYRYLFEGAKDVVFIADDQLKFIEVNPAAGELFGLKTNSGSYKSLYDFIADENTAASIRRQLEQRNHLQDLEVRIYNKNGENRYCQLSLFIEGPEPHKNLVYGIMHDVTNLKIATNSKIQIEKFAANERLIRIIAHEIRNPLTNIHLSAEHLKLHYSNLELEPYLGIIERNGVRINELISELLNFSKPIELVAERISLQEILEQCLADNSDRLQLKGIELFTDYSTEPFEIIGDKQKLIIAISNIVINAIEAIENASGKLSLKIEQSSDHFLLHIIDNGKGIPEEYLSKITEPFFTLKKKGTGIGLSAALTILKSHKAQVEIHSKVGVGTNFIVCFEKACATSQTKTKDEILVSQKDTF encoded by the coding sequence ATGCAGTCTGACAATTTAATAAGAGTACTTATTGTTGATGATGATGAAGATGATTTCCTTATTCTGAAGGAAACACTTCAGGATATTCCTACTAATTCATTCGAAATTGACTGGAGCCGCGATTATAACGAATCATTGCAAAAAATAAAATCAGGCATTTACGATATTTATCTTGTAGACTACAGACTTGGGCAACATACAGGTTTGACGCTTTTAAAGGAAGCAATCAGTGCAGGATGTGAAGAGCCCATCATTATGTTAACCGGAAGAGGCAATAAAGAAATAGATGTGCAGGCTATGCAACTTGGCGCTACTGATTATCTGATCAAAGCGGAACTCAATTCAGAGAAATTAGAAAGATGTATCCGCTATTCGTTTGAAAGAACAAACAATACCAAGTCTCTCAAAGAAAGCGAAAAGAAGTACAGATACCTGTTTGAAGGCGCGAAGGATGTTGTCTTTATTGCTGATGACCAATTAAAATTTATTGAAGTAAACCCTGCAGCCGGGGAATTGTTTGGATTGAAAACAAATTCCGGATCTTATAAGTCTTTATATGATTTTATTGCTGATGAAAATACTGCTGCCAGCATAAGAAGACAACTGGAGCAAAGAAACCATTTACAGGATCTTGAGGTAAGAATCTATAATAAAAATGGTGAAAACAGGTATTGCCAGCTCTCTTTATTTATCGAAGGCCCTGAACCACACAAAAATCTTGTTTATGGTATAATGCATGATGTAACAAATCTTAAAATTGCAACCAACTCAAAAATTCAGATTGAGAAATTTGCAGCAAATGAAAGATTGATACGCATTATCGCTCATGAGATCAGAAACCCACTCACTAATATTCACCTTTCTGCTGAACACCTGAAATTACATTATTCAAACCTCGAACTGGAGCCGTATTTGGGTATAATTGAAAGAAACGGAGTTCGCATTAATGAACTTATTTCCGAATTATTAAACTTCAGTAAACCTATTGAGCTCGTTGCTGAAAGAATATCATTACAGGAAATTCTGGAGCAATGTCTTGCAGACAATTCAGATCGTCTGCAGTTAAAAGGAATAGAACTTTTCACGGATTATTCAACTGAACCGTTTGAGATTATAGGAGATAAGCAAAAGCTAATTATTGCTATTTCAAACATTGTTATCAATGCTATTGAAGCCATAGAAAATGCAAGCGGTAAGTTGTCGTTAAAAATTGAGCAAAGCAGCGATCATTTTTTATTACATATAATTGATAACGGCAAGGGCATTCCCGAAGAATATTTGTCAAAGATCACAGAACCATTCTTTACTCTTAAGAAAAAGGGAACCGGGATTGGACTATCAGCAGCTCTTACTATCCTGAAATCTCACAAAGCACAAGTGGAAATTCATAGCAAAGTTGGTGTGGGGACAAACTTCATCGTTTGCTTTGAAAAAGCATGTGCAACTTCACAGACGAAAACTAAAGATGAAATATTAGTATCTCAAAAAGACACATTTTAG
- a CDS encoding response regulator, with the protein MKILIIDDEEDYCMLIKDFYSSRNCETQMAHTLKDGLPLLEIFSPEILFLDNNLPDGSGWTFVDTILNKNPGLRIHLVSAYKPETKNISSLDKVKVWEKPISLKNLAEIIQV; encoded by the coding sequence ATGAAAATCCTGATAATTGATGATGAGGAAGACTATTGTATGCTGATAAAAGATTTTTATTCTTCAAGGAACTGCGAAACACAAATGGCTCACACTTTGAAAGATGGCTTGCCTTTACTGGAAATTTTTTCCCCTGAAATTTTATTTCTTGACAACAATCTTCCGGATGGTTCAGGATGGACATTTGTGGATACCATTCTGAATAAAAATCCTGGGTTGCGAATTCATTTGGTTAGCGCGTATAAGCCTGAAACAAAAAATATTTCATCGCTTGATAAAGTAAAAGTTTGGGAAAAACCAATCTCACTTAAAAATCTTGCAGAGATAATACAAGTATAA
- a CDS encoding polysaccharide deacetylase family protein has protein sequence MKQLLLLSLFFWSSYLHAQTLDTSYAEKLGYPKGAKVVILHVDDVGMSYDSNLGAIDAMTKGVATSCSVMMPCPWVPAYIHYWKEHPTTDAGLHLTLTSEWKEYRWGPLMGKPAVPGLVDNEGDMWPSVEDVVKHATPDEVYAEIKAQLERAKTMGFTPTHLDSHMGTLFGSVGFMQVYVKLGIENHIPVMMPAGHATLIEAQMKFPDAYMNQIRSVGKTLWTSGLPVLDDLYNETYSWPVPDEVKNDDKKLQAWKTAKYIDMLKQLKPGLTMVIMHCTAPTEVFQHISDSGPVRKGDLLVMEDPKFKKALENQHIILTTWREVMERRSKAPNP, from the coding sequence ATGAAACAACTTTTATTGCTCAGTTTATTTTTTTGGAGCAGTTACCTGCATGCACAAACTCTGGATACTTCTTATGCAGAAAAGCTCGGCTATCCAAAAGGCGCAAAAGTGGTGATACTGCATGTGGATGATGTGGGCATGAGTTATGACTCAAATCTTGGTGCAATAGATGCCATGACAAAAGGCGTTGCAACTTCCTGCAGTGTTATGATGCCTTGCCCATGGGTACCTGCTTACATTCATTACTGGAAAGAACATCCAACAACAGATGCAGGTTTGCATCTTACATTAACATCGGAATGGAAAGAATACCGCTGGGGGCCATTGATGGGAAAGCCTGCCGTACCGGGGCTTGTAGACAATGAAGGCGATATGTGGCCCTCTGTTGAAGATGTTGTTAAGCATGCAACACCCGATGAAGTATACGCAGAAATAAAAGCGCAGCTTGAGCGTGCAAAAACAATGGGCTTTACACCCACACATCTTGATAGCCACATGGGTACTTTATTTGGATCAGTGGGTTTTATGCAGGTGTATGTAAAGCTTGGTATAGAAAATCATATTCCTGTAATGATGCCTGCCGGTCATGCAACCTTGATAGAAGCACAAATGAAATTCCCGGATGCGTATATGAACCAGATTCGAAGTGTTGGCAAAACACTCTGGACTTCAGGGTTACCGGTACTGGACGACTTATACAATGAAACTTATAGCTGGCCTGTACCTGATGAAGTAAAGAATGACGACAAAAAATTGCAGGCATGGAAGACTGCTAAATACATAGATATGCTTAAACAATTGAAACCCGGGTTAACCATGGTTATTATGCATTGCACTGCACCAACAGAAGTGTTTCAGCATATCTCAGACTCCGGTCCGGTGCGGAAGGGGGACTTATTGGTAATGGAAGATCCAAAATTTAAAAAGGCATTGGAAAATCAGCATATCATTCTCACAACATGGAGAGAGGTGATGGAGAGAAGAAGTAAAGCCCCCAACCCCTAA
- a CDS encoding TolB family protein has protein sequence MKKIFIILLVVCIPAVRLMAQKSSLGIFDAQTEVGNAKKGMCKYDAQSQEYIITGSGTNIWATHDEFQFLYKKMSGDFMLTTNAAFVGKGVEEHRKWGWMVRRSLDTSSPHVNAVVHGDGLTSLQFRRTAGAITEEQKSTITHADVVRLERKGNRYYMSVAKNGDLFTIDSLDLDLGNDVYVGLFVCSHNNAVAETAVFHNVRITIPAPSTLVPYRQYLGSQLEIMDVASATSKIIFQSPRSIQAPNYMPDGNHLIYNSDGLIYKFDLKTLTPSVLNTGSITGNNNDHVISFDGKMLGISSNNKEDNASKVYTLPLSGGEPKQITPTGPSYLHGWSADGKYLVFVGQRNGDYDIYKVPSTGGEEVNLTNSKGLDDGCEYSRDGKYIYFNSVRNGLMQIYRMKPDGSNVEQLTNDALNNWFAHPSPDGKWIVFISFGQDVSPSDHPFYKHVYIRLMPADGGTPKVIAYLYGGQGTMNTPCWAPDSKKIAFISNSNLLSEVYPVEKK, from the coding sequence ATGAAAAAAATATTCATCATTCTCCTGGTTGTTTGTATCCCTGCTGTACGCTTAATGGCGCAGAAATCCTCCCTTGGCATTTTTGATGCGCAAACAGAAGTGGGTAATGCTAAAAAGGGAATGTGCAAATACGATGCGCAATCACAGGAATATATCATTACAGGTTCCGGTACAAACATTTGGGCAACGCATGATGAATTTCAATTCCTGTATAAGAAAATGAGTGGCGATTTTATGCTTACCACTAATGCAGCCTTTGTTGGCAAAGGTGTGGAAGAGCATCGCAAATGGGGATGGATGGTGAGACGGTCTTTAGATACTTCTTCCCCTCATGTAAATGCTGTTGTGCATGGGGATGGATTAACATCATTGCAGTTCAGAAGAACAGCGGGTGCAATAACGGAAGAACAAAAATCAACCATAACACACGCAGATGTGGTAAGGCTGGAACGCAAAGGCAACCGCTATTACATGAGTGTGGCAAAAAATGGAGACCTGTTTACCATTGATTCTCTCGATCTTGATCTTGGTAATGATGTGTATGTTGGCCTATTTGTTTGCTCGCATAACAATGCTGTTGCTGAAACTGCCGTGTTTCATAATGTACGCATCACCATTCCTGCACCATCAACATTGGTTCCCTACAGGCAATACCTGGGAAGTCAATTGGAAATAATGGATGTGGCATCTGCAACCAGTAAAATTATCTTTCAATCGCCACGTTCCATACAGGCGCCGAATTATATGCCCGATGGAAACCATTTGATCTATAACAGCGATGGTCTGATCTATAAATTCGATCTCAAAACACTTACGCCTTCTGTATTGAATACCGGAAGCATAACAGGAAATAATAATGACCACGTAATTTCTTTCGATGGTAAAATGCTTGGTATAAGCAGTAACAACAAAGAAGATAATGCCTCGAAAGTTTATACACTACCGCTCAGTGGTGGAGAACCAAAACAAATAACCCCAACAGGTCCTTCTTATTTGCATGGCTGGAGCGCAGACGGAAAATATTTGGTGTTTGTTGGTCAGCGCAATGGGGATTATGATATTTATAAAGTGCCGTCGACAGGTGGTGAGGAAGTGAATCTTACCAACTCAAAAGGTCTTGATGATGGTTGCGAATACTCACGCGACGGAAAATATATTTACTTCAATTCTGTGCGCAATGGTTTAATGCAGATCTACCGCATGAAGCCCGATGGCAGTAATGTGGAGCAACTTACCAATGATGCACTGAATAACTGGTTTGCACATCCGTCACCCGATGGAAAGTGGATCGTATTTATTTCTTTCGGGCAGGATGTTAGCCCTTCAGATCATCCTTTTTACAAACATGTTTATATACGCCTTATGCCCGCAGACGGAGGCACACCAAAGGTTATAGCTTATTTGTATGGCGGGCAGGGAACAATGAATACCCCTTGCTGGGCTCCTGACAGTAAGAAGATCGCGTTTATCAGTAACAGTAATTTGTTGAGCGAAGTGTATCCGGTAGAGAAGAAATAA
- a CDS encoding sensor histidine kinase encodes MRLSLLNEVLQVLPDLYFIYDVNEKKVLWCNRYTQQQLENLDIPGNEDFLLSVLKEDTRSFENEWKQSVELMPDQTHTFLYFKKDSDLFKVIDATKIYIEDNHKTGLLVCCKQSFQNLLQQQIGILKESLTTSEKKLEALKNMQNDFIAHASHDLQSPLRKLNLYLEKFISTQGTGGTTNKMYVERIKSLSTLMTSLINNFVIISYINDQPASFENCDLNKILKNVLADIKMTVKDGTFIVENSLPVIKGESFLLKNLFTQLLYNSVIFKKEDTPLKVTINASSLSDHEKQKLQLDVNCSFCSITITDNGLGFDNEDSVEIFTLFYKLQGNSIHKGFGMGLATSRLIMKRHRGLIFAKGEKNFGAQFTLILPVT; translated from the coding sequence ATGCGTTTGAGTTTATTGAATGAGGTTTTACAGGTTTTACCGGATCTATATTTTATTTATGATGTTAATGAAAAAAAAGTATTGTGGTGCAACAGGTATACCCAACAGCAACTTGAAAATCTCGACATTCCTGGTAATGAAGATTTTTTGTTGTCTGTCTTAAAAGAAGATACCCGTTCTTTTGAAAATGAGTGGAAACAAAGTGTTGAGCTAATGCCTGATCAAACTCATACATTTTTATATTTTAAAAAAGATTCTGATTTGTTCAAGGTTATTGACGCAACTAAAATCTACATTGAAGACAATCATAAGACGGGCCTGTTAGTATGCTGTAAGCAGTCATTTCAAAACCTTTTGCAGCAGCAAATAGGGATTTTAAAAGAATCATTGACAACAAGTGAGAAAAAACTAGAAGCTTTGAAAAATATGCAGAACGATTTCATTGCTCATGCTTCGCATGATCTTCAATCACCATTAAGAAAATTAAATCTCTATCTCGAGAAATTTATTTCAACCCAAGGAACAGGTGGAACAACCAACAAGATGTATGTTGAAAGAATAAAATCCCTTTCCACATTAATGACTTCATTAATAAACAACTTTGTTATTATTTCTTATATAAACGATCAACCGGCATCTTTCGAAAATTGTGATTTGAATAAAATTTTAAAAAATGTATTAGCAGACATTAAAATGACTGTAAAGGATGGAACTTTTATTGTTGAGAATTCATTGCCGGTAATAAAAGGAGAAAGTTTTTTATTAAAAAATCTTTTTACTCAACTGCTCTATAATAGCGTAATTTTTAAAAAAGAAGATACTCCTTTAAAGGTAACAATAAATGCATCTTCTCTTTCAGATCATGAAAAGCAAAAATTACAATTAGATGTAAATTGTTCTTTTTGTTCTATTACAATCACCGATAATGGATTAGGATTTGATAATGAAGACAGTGTTGAAATATTTACCCTCTTTTACAAATTACAGGGAAACAGCATTCATAAAGGTTTTGGAATGGGACTCGCAACCAGCCGGTTGATTATGAAAAGACACAGAGGGCTAATTTTTGCAAAAGGGGAAAAAAATTTCGGCGCTCAATTTACCTTAATTTTACCGGTAACATAA